A genomic segment from Amycolatopsis camponoti encodes:
- a CDS encoding acyl carrier protein, with protein sequence MTTDHASATFDVVAELLTELVGDVLGIEITPETTFHEDLQLESIDLVTFASILTEHFGAEVNLAEYLAEQDLDDVIGLTVGDIARFVGERTCRR encoded by the coding sequence ATGACCACCGACCACGCGTCCGCGACTTTCGACGTCGTCGCCGAGCTGCTCACCGAGCTCGTCGGCGACGTGCTCGGCATCGAGATCACGCCCGAGACGACCTTCCACGAGGACCTGCAGCTGGAGAGCATCGACCTGGTGACCTTCGCGAGCATCCTCACCGAGCACTTCGGCGCCGAGGTCAACCTCGCCGAGTACCTGGCGGAGCAGGACCTCGACGACGTCATCGGGCTGACCGTCGGCGACATCGCCCGGTTCGTGGGGGAGCGCACGTGCCGACGATGA
- a CDS encoding alpha/beta fold hydrolase, with amino-acid sequence MPTMTVNGLRTNVQLVPAGGTETVVFLHGMGTDSLASFYLTLAPPVAAAGIDVISYDLRGHGKTERPVRGYTLDDFVADLDDLLKQLGVDRPVHLVGNSFGGTLAYSYAVAQPARVRSIVCIESEPATEVWAGKMSEILAYTVKFLQVEESFDWIEANFSAHHRRLARMAAERITSTKMAEEVPLGPLLTWEQVAAIGCPVLSILGSQGYQADDLEALTSVLPHGELHVFEGQGHSVLVEQHREVRELVLRWIERHAA; translated from the coding sequence GTGCCGACGATGACCGTGAACGGGCTGCGCACCAACGTGCAGCTCGTGCCCGCCGGCGGTACCGAGACCGTCGTGTTCCTGCACGGCATGGGCACCGACAGCCTGGCGAGCTTCTACCTCACGCTGGCGCCGCCGGTGGCCGCCGCCGGCATCGACGTCATCAGCTACGACCTGCGCGGGCACGGCAAGACCGAGCGTCCGGTACGGGGCTACACCCTGGACGACTTCGTCGCCGACCTCGACGACCTGCTGAAGCAGCTCGGCGTCGACCGGCCGGTGCACCTGGTCGGCAACAGCTTCGGCGGGACGCTCGCCTACAGCTACGCGGTGGCTCAGCCGGCGCGCGTCCGGAGCATCGTGTGCATCGAGTCCGAGCCCGCGACCGAGGTGTGGGCCGGGAAGATGAGCGAGATCCTCGCGTACACCGTGAAGTTCCTGCAGGTCGAGGAGAGCTTCGACTGGATCGAGGCGAACTTCAGCGCCCACCACCGGCGGCTGGCGCGGATGGCGGCCGAGCGGATCACGTCGACGAAGATGGCCGAAGAGGTGCCGCTCGGGCCGTTGCTGACGTGGGAGCAGGTGGCGGCGATCGGCTGCCCGGTGCTGTCCATCCTGGGCAGCCAGGGCTACCAGGCCGACGACCTCGAAGCGCTGACGTCGGTGCTGCCGCACGGCGAGCTGCACGTCTTCGAGGGGCAGGGGCACTCGGTGCTGGTCGAGCAGCACCGGGAGGTGCGCGAGCTGGTGCTGCGCTGGATCGAACGGCACGCGGCGTGA
- a CDS encoding type I polyketide synthase, whose translation MVSQEPVAIVGMGVFLPGASTVDQYWRNLTEGVDAVTEIPPHRRDPAFHGHDATAPDRTHGRRGGFAPDTLDFDPIAHGVPPMSLEGAEPDQLTALAVALAAVGDAGGLGRLGDLERVGVVLGRGGYLSPGLRGFDQRVRTVRQVTRTVGELMPSAGPDVLDRLRTALLEPLGEFRPETAAGLVPNLAAARVAHRLDLGGPAYTVDAACASSLVAVDQAIGELTRRRCDVVLAGGVHQTHDDTLWSLFTQLGALSPSQRISPLSRDADGMLIGEGTALVVLKRLADARRDGDRVYAVIRGSGTSSDGRGASLLSPSVAGQTLALRRAWDGLDPAEIGLLEAHGTATPAGDAAELTTVADFFGQVAGPRSVIGSVKSMIGHTLPTAGAAGLVKVALALHHGVLPPTLNCADPNPLLDKTRFRVLAEAEPWGALPRVGAVNAFGFGGVNAHVVLAAGDPAPKRRVRVDEPERVLRLAANTPEELLERLDRPGEGDGPCRIGIAGVDERKLAAARRVIAKVAAEGRSWHGGGDIWCSVDPLLPNGKIAFVHPGLEAGAEPRVEDVAKHFGLDRPQWSTASVLDRATSVSATGLVLDEALRRLAIRPDALAGHSVGEWTAMQAAGMYRAEPGLLDRYWPEGFELPDADYLVLGCPAARVAELLPGDLVVSHENATKQTIVCGPPDVVAKFAETCRGLGIVARTLPFRSGFHTPLMRPHLAPFARLAAELDLREPALPVWSATTARPYPAEPDAVRELYLVHLIRPVRFRELTEALHDAGFRAFVQVGAGQLGSYITDTLGERRHLVVAAASGTRSGLAQLRRVATALWTEGGNPDFAALEPPRIRLTTGNSLLSLGDAARGLLDAPAVPAGVPDAIVAEFTALLDETRRTAADVVAAAARKRFESTVDVSLTAMPYLRDHRFFRQREDWPDESDFRPVVPATTLVDLACRAVERTWPGTTAVAVRDAVFSRWLIASPAQRVPLSMSRDGDRVTVEIGPYALLTVELGSFAPPPSPAGVPGPETPPPLTAEEIYAQREMFHGPAYRGLSRLTGLGEQHIRGELVVPEAPGGLLDNVGQLLGCWLMAARSDGLLAFPRSIGRLTWHAPEPAPGTRVACVIRVRLPRPDVLEMDAELVRDGRVLATIEGWRDVRFPCDRAAHRVYAFPDRHQLAERRDDGSAAVTDRWPTVAARDIYAGIYLSAEERAEFASVSPRAQRGWLLKRIAAKDAVRARLAEPVYPAEIRVHDDGRVSGRGRALPDLAVTVELNGDTAIAHLRSTP comes from the coding sequence GTGGTGAGCCAGGAGCCGGTCGCGATCGTCGGCATGGGCGTGTTCCTGCCCGGTGCGTCCACAGTGGACCAGTACTGGCGGAACCTCACCGAGGGCGTCGACGCCGTCACCGAGATCCCGCCGCACCGCCGCGACCCGGCGTTCCACGGCCACGACGCGACCGCGCCGGACCGGACCCACGGCCGCCGCGGCGGGTTCGCCCCCGACACCCTGGACTTCGACCCGATCGCCCACGGCGTCCCGCCGATGTCGCTCGAAGGCGCCGAGCCGGACCAGCTGACGGCGCTGGCCGTCGCCCTGGCCGCGGTCGGCGACGCCGGTGGCCTCGGCCGGCTCGGCGACCTCGAGCGCGTCGGCGTCGTGCTCGGCCGCGGCGGCTACCTCTCGCCCGGGCTGCGGGGCTTCGACCAGCGCGTCCGGACCGTCCGGCAGGTCACCCGCACGGTCGGCGAGCTGATGCCGTCGGCCGGGCCGGACGTCCTGGACCGGCTCCGGACGGCGCTGCTGGAACCCCTCGGCGAGTTCCGGCCGGAGACCGCCGCCGGGCTGGTGCCGAACCTCGCCGCCGCCCGCGTCGCCCACCGGCTCGACCTCGGCGGCCCCGCGTACACAGTGGACGCCGCCTGCGCGTCTTCGCTGGTCGCGGTCGACCAGGCGATCGGCGAGCTGACCCGGCGCCGCTGCGACGTCGTGCTGGCCGGGGGCGTCCACCAGACGCACGACGACACGCTCTGGTCGCTGTTCACCCAGCTCGGCGCGCTGTCGCCGAGCCAGCGGATCAGCCCGCTCTCGCGCGACGCCGACGGCATGCTCATCGGCGAGGGCACCGCGCTCGTCGTGCTCAAGCGGCTGGCCGACGCGCGGCGTGACGGCGACCGCGTGTACGCCGTGATCCGCGGCAGCGGCACGTCGAGCGACGGCCGGGGCGCGAGCCTGCTCAGCCCGTCCGTCGCCGGGCAGACCCTCGCGCTGCGCCGGGCCTGGGACGGGCTCGACCCGGCGGAGATCGGCCTGCTGGAGGCCCACGGCACGGCCACGCCCGCCGGGGACGCCGCCGAGCTGACCACCGTCGCCGACTTCTTCGGGCAGGTCGCGGGACCGCGGTCGGTGATCGGCTCGGTGAAGTCGATGATCGGGCACACCCTGCCGACGGCCGGGGCCGCCGGGCTGGTCAAGGTGGCGCTCGCTCTGCACCACGGCGTGCTGCCGCCGACGCTGAACTGCGCCGACCCGAACCCGCTGCTGGACAAGACCCGGTTCCGGGTGCTGGCCGAGGCCGAGCCGTGGGGCGCGCTGCCCCGCGTCGGCGCGGTCAACGCGTTCGGCTTCGGCGGTGTGAACGCGCACGTCGTGCTGGCGGCCGGGGACCCGGCGCCGAAACGGCGGGTGCGCGTCGACGAGCCCGAACGCGTGCTGCGGCTGGCCGCGAACACCCCCGAAGAGCTGCTGGAGCGTCTCGACCGGCCCGGCGAAGGTGACGGCCCCTGCCGGATCGGGATCGCCGGCGTGGACGAGCGCAAGCTGGCCGCGGCCCGGAGGGTGATCGCCAAGGTGGCGGCCGAAGGCCGGTCGTGGCACGGTGGCGGCGACATCTGGTGCTCGGTCGACCCGTTGCTGCCGAACGGGAAGATCGCGTTCGTCCACCCGGGACTCGAGGCCGGTGCCGAACCACGCGTCGAGGACGTGGCGAAGCACTTCGGCCTCGACCGTCCACAGTGGTCCACGGCGAGTGTGCTCGACCGCGCGACGAGCGTGTCGGCGACCGGCCTGGTGCTCGACGAGGCCCTGCGGCGGCTGGCGATCCGGCCGGACGCGCTGGCCGGGCACAGCGTCGGCGAGTGGACCGCGATGCAGGCCGCCGGGATGTACCGGGCGGAGCCGGGCCTTCTCGACCGCTACTGGCCCGAGGGGTTCGAACTGCCCGACGCGGACTACCTGGTGCTGGGCTGCCCGGCCGCGCGAGTCGCCGAGCTGCTCCCCGGTGACCTCGTCGTCTCCCACGAAAACGCGACGAAGCAGACGATCGTGTGCGGCCCGCCCGACGTCGTCGCGAAGTTCGCCGAGACGTGCCGCGGCCTCGGGATCGTGGCGCGGACGCTGCCGTTCCGGTCGGGCTTCCACACCCCGCTGATGCGGCCGCACCTCGCGCCGTTCGCCCGGCTCGCCGCCGAGCTGGACCTGCGCGAGCCGGCGCTGCCGGTGTGGTCGGCGACGACCGCGCGGCCCTATCCGGCCGAGCCGGACGCGGTCCGTGAGCTCTACCTCGTGCACCTGATCCGCCCGGTCCGGTTCCGGGAGCTGACCGAAGCACTGCACGACGCCGGGTTCCGCGCGTTCGTGCAGGTCGGTGCCGGGCAGCTCGGTTCGTACATCACCGACACGCTCGGCGAGCGGCGGCACCTCGTCGTCGCGGCCGCGTCCGGCACCCGCTCCGGCCTCGCGCAGCTGCGCCGGGTCGCGACCGCGTTATGGACCGAAGGCGGGAACCCGGACTTCGCGGCCCTGGAGCCGCCGCGGATCCGGCTCACCACCGGGAACTCCCTGCTGTCGCTGGGAGACGCGGCTCGCGGGTTGCTCGACGCCCCCGCGGTGCCCGCCGGGGTGCCGGACGCGATCGTCGCCGAGTTCACCGCGTTGCTCGACGAGACCCGCCGGACCGCGGCGGACGTCGTGGCGGCGGCCGCGCGCAAGCGGTTCGAGTCCACTGTGGACGTCTCGCTGACCGCGATGCCGTACCTGCGGGACCACCGGTTCTTCCGGCAGCGCGAAGACTGGCCCGACGAGTCCGACTTCCGGCCGGTGGTGCCGGCCACGACGCTGGTGGACCTCGCCTGCCGGGCGGTCGAGCGCACTTGGCCGGGCACGACGGCGGTCGCGGTGCGGGACGCCGTGTTCTCCCGGTGGCTGATCGCGTCGCCGGCGCAGCGCGTGCCGCTGTCGATGAGCCGCGATGGCGACCGCGTGACCGTCGAAATCGGACCGTACGCGCTGCTGACCGTCGAACTGGGCTCGTTCGCCCCGCCGCCGTCCCCGGCCGGGGTGCCCGGGCCGGAGACCCCGCCGCCGCTGACCGCGGAGGAGATCTACGCGCAGCGCGAGATGTTCCACGGCCCGGCGTACCGAGGCCTGTCCCGGCTGACCGGCCTCGGCGAGCAGCACATCCGCGGCGAGCTCGTCGTCCCGGAAGCACCCGGCGGGCTGCTCGACAACGTCGGCCAGCTGCTCGGCTGCTGGCTGATGGCGGCCCGCTCCGACGGCCTGCTCGCCTTCCCGCGGTCGATCGGCCGGCTCACCTGGCACGCGCCGGAACCCGCGCCCGGGACCCGGGTCGCCTGCGTGATCCGCGTCCGGCTGCCCCGGCCCGACGTGCTCGAGATGGACGCCGAACTCGTGCGCGACGGCCGGGTGCTGGCGACCATCGAGGGCTGGCGGGACGTCCGGTTCCCCTGCGACCGCGCGGCCCACCGCGTGTACGCCTTCCCGGACCGCCACCAGCTCGCGGAACGACGCGACGACGGCTCGGCCGCGGTCACCGACCGCTGGCCGACGGTCGCCGCGCGGGACATCTACGCCGGCATCTACCTCAGCGCCGAGGAACGCGCCGAGTTCGCTTCGGTCTCGCCGCGCGCGCAGCGGGGCTGGTTGCTGAAGCGCATCGCCGCGAAGGACGCGGTCCGGGCGCGGCTCGCCGAACCCGTCTACCCGGCGGAGATCCGCGTCCACGACGACGGCCGGGTGTCCGGCCGCGGCCGCGCACTCCCGGACCTCGCCGTCACGGTCGAGCTGAACGGTGACACCGCCATCGCACACCTCAGGAGCACGCCATGA